From the genome of Biomphalaria glabrata chromosome 1, xgBioGlab47.1, whole genome shotgun sequence, one region includes:
- the LOC129924312 gene encoding uncharacterized protein LOC129924312, protein MAMLEEEMRFKWKLEEDQVAAKIKRDDEESKAKIAAIEKESKAKGVEEQENRDTRKRNTPQTKRQKFVEGTDKMDAFINRFEMLMKLEKEPQHEWAIQLLSLVGGKALDALQVLSDDEVANYAILKKTLLDFYQYSEDDYRQKFHELKPPSDGNMKQFVSDVKITFEKWVQASGIEESFESLKQFIIVDKIVSTAGKHLFAFLQERKPRSVETVMELCQTYVAAHPGEILQKVENNEEIEFAAAAVSTTARFTKEETAQQHSSPQNRDTQRERNDYRLNQSPAQRSEVRCYNCGRMGHIAKYCRDARRTEFYKDDVVAHVGGLADSLSPYVCPAIANGYHTHALRDTGATKCVLLAKLVRPHQYTKRQCKVQGFGGQIKSYPTAIVHINSPYFNKKVEAIVVENGPFEVVIGNVPNIECPSEAQIDRWKQFFNWEPTQEADDIDQSATTEVQRQQQMRQGYDPKDVENSSQTIPLETIQQVEDRQQKLKPEQESFDHVGSNENKEDLCVHQTAIVKSNPRKYPTSVTEGGKTEFDVVEEEKRKETANVTGPGGSNVKGSRDSAGQSSCRTSGWYLWYRENGNGGRRQYPEDRGEFQPQRYQGYQGRRPCYRRNRYYGSPPANRYYGNPPVNRYYGSPPVNRYYGSPPANRDHREKRFTTMF, encoded by the coding sequence ATGGCAATGCTGGAAGAAGAGATGAGATTTAAATGGAAACTAGAAGAGGACCAAGTAGCGGCCAAAATAAAAAGAGACGACGAGGAATCGAAGGCCAAAATTGCCGCAATCGAAAAAGAGAGTAAAGCAAAGGGTGTAGAGGAGCAGGAAAATAGAGACACGAGGAAAAGAAATACGCCCCAAACAAAGAGACAAAAATTCGTGGAAGGCACGGATAAGATGGATGCATTTATCAACAGATTTGAAATGCTGATGAAACTTGAAAAGGAACCACAACACGAATGGGCCATACAACTTCTCAGTTTGGTCGGAGGAAAGGCCCTCGATGCACTACAAGTCCTAAGCGATGACGAGGTAGCAAACTATGCCatcctcaagaaaacattacttGATTTCTATCAATACAGCGAGGACGACTACCGACAGAAGTTTCATGAGCTAAAACCACCATCAGACGGCAACATGAAGCAATTTGTTTCTGATGTGAAAATAACGTTCGAAAAATGGGTTCAAGCGTCTGGAATTGAAGAATCCTTCGAGAGTCTAAAGCAGTTTATCATCGTGGACAAAATCGTATCAACTGCTGGGAAGCATTTGTTTGCTTTCCTACAGGAAAGAAAACCGAGAAGTGTGGAGACCGTTATGGAACTGTGTCAAACTTATGTAGCGGCACATCCGGGCGAAATATTACAAAAGGTTGAAAACAATGAAGAAATCGAATTTGCCGCAGCAGCAGTCTCTACAACAGCACGATTTACAAAGGAAGAAACAGCACAACAACATAGTTCACCACAAAACAGAGATACACAAAGAGAACGAAATGATTATAGACTAAATCAGTCACCGGCCCAGAGAAGTGAAGTGAGATGCTACAACTGTGGGAGAATGGGGCACATAGCGAAGTATTGTCGAGATGCCCGGAGAACAGAATTCTACAAGGACGATGTTGTAGCCCATGTTGGAGGCTTGGCGGATAGCCTTTCACCGTACGTATGTCCAGCTATAGCAAATGGCTATCATACCCACGCCCTGCGCGATACTGGGGCCACCAAATGTGTACTCTTAGCTAAACTTGTGAGACCTCACCAGTACACTAAGAGACAATGCAAAGTACAAGGTTTCGGAGGGCAAATAAAGAGCTACCCAACAGCTATAGTACACATTAACTCTCCGTATTTCAATAAAAAGGTTGAAGCTATAGTTGTTGAGAATGGTCCATTCGAAGTGGTGATAGGGAATGTACCAAATATAGAGTGTCCCAGTGAGGCTCAGATCGACAGatggaaacaattttttaactGGGAGCCAACACAAGAAGCTGATGACATCGATCAATCAGCGACGACTGAAGTTCAACGCCAACAACAAATGAGACAAGGCTACGATCCTAAAGACGTAGAAAATAGTAGTCAAACAATACCTTTAGAAACGATACAACAAGTTGAAGACAGACAACAAAAACTAAAACCAGAACAAGAAAGTTTTGATCATGTTGGCAGTAACGAAAATAAGGAAGATTTATGTGTGCACCAGACGGCCATAGTTAAAAGCAACCCAAGGAAATACCCCACTAGTGTTACAGAAGGCGGAAAAACGGAATTTGACGTCGTCGAAGAAGAGAAACGAAAGGAAACAGCAAACGTAACCGGTCCAGGTGGTTCTAATGTGAAGGGCAGTAGAGATTCTGCTGGCCAAAGTAGCTGTAGGACGAGTGGATGGTATCTATGGTACAGAGAAAATGGCAATGGAGGAAGGCGGCAGTACCCAGAGGACCGAGGAGAATTCCAGCCTCAAAGATACCAAGGCTATCAAGGACGTAGACCGTGTTACAGACGCAATAGATATTATGGCAGCCCACCAGCCAACAGATACTATGGCAACCCGCCAGTCAACAGATACTATGGCAGCCCACCAGTCAACAGATACTATGGCAGCCCACCAGCCAACAGAGACCACAGAGAGAAACGTTTTACAACTATGTTCTAA